One part of the Nostoc sp. PCC 7120 = FACHB-418 genome encodes these proteins:
- a CDS encoding NAD(P)H-quinone oxidoreductase subunit N — protein sequence MALITTGNGLIRDLEKFGSVGVYVPLEGGFEGRYRRRLRAAGYTTLQFTARGLGDVAAYLTGVHGVRPPHLGKKSSGNGAAVGNVYYLPPIVGSQLEHLPPKSKGLVLWIIEGHILSDQEVEFLTSLPSLEPRVKVVVERGGDRTFRWKALKDTFSASYQAV from the coding sequence ATGGCACTAATTACCACTGGTAACGGTTTAATTCGGGATCTAGAGAAATTTGGATCTGTAGGAGTTTACGTACCTCTAGAAGGAGGTTTTGAAGGTCGATATCGGCGGCGGTTGCGTGCTGCTGGCTATACAACTCTGCAATTTACTGCTAGGGGATTAGGCGATGTAGCAGCCTATCTCACAGGAGTTCACGGGGTAAGACCTCCCCATCTGGGCAAAAAAAGCTCTGGTAATGGTGCAGCAGTAGGGAATGTATATTATCTGCCACCAATTGTTGGTTCTCAGCTAGAACACCTGCCACCCAAGTCTAAGGGTTTGGTGTTGTGGATCATTGAAGGGCATATTTTATCTGATCAAGAAGTCGAGTTCTTGACCAGTTTACCAAGTCTGGAACCAAGAGTGAAGGTAGTTGTTGAGAGAGGAGGCGATCGCACTTTCCGTTGGAAGGCTCTAAAAGATACATTCTCTGCTAGTTATCAAGCTGTTTAG
- a CDS encoding GNAT family N-acetyltransferase encodes MLIRPATSADVPDVLPMVANICALHESWDAAKYGFLPQPEKRYERWLTRLADQERSVFLVAENQGQLVAFVAATVEQEIPIYRTKEFGFIHDIWVEPEYRQQGIARQLVEITIERCRQMGVAQIRLDTAAINKAARKFFKSCGFRLSTMEMLITL; translated from the coding sequence ATGCTAATTCGCCCTGCAACATCAGCTGATGTTCCTGATGTTTTACCAATGGTTGCCAATATCTGTGCTTTACATGAATCTTGGGATGCTGCCAAGTATGGTTTTTTGCCACAGCCTGAAAAGCGTTATGAAAGATGGTTGACCAGATTAGCAGATCAAGAACGTAGCGTGTTTCTGGTAGCTGAAAATCAAGGACAACTGGTAGCTTTTGTAGCGGCGACAGTCGAGCAAGAAATACCTATTTATCGGACTAAAGAATTTGGATTTATTCACGATATTTGGGTTGAGCCAGAATATCGTCAACAAGGTATTGCCAGGCAATTAGTAGAAATAACCATTGAACGCTGTCGGCAAATGGGAGTAGCACAAATTCGCTTAGATACCGCAGCCATAAACAAAGCAGCCAGAAAATTTTTTAAGTCCTGTGGTTTTCGTCTCAGTACAATGGAAATGCTGATAACTTTGTAA
- a CDS encoding ABC transporter permease has protein sequence MTSQKALIWGKKFKTSQLQILLADSLTIFWGDWLDLRVRIAQVAASGLISPLIYILAFGLGLGSSIRPGSAISANYNNYLEFILPGMVALSSMTISFGGTTFSICGDRLFTKTFEELLLTPIHPLALQLGKMLAGVVRGLMTSGSVILVALIITRNWNFLHPLFLVLLILNCAVFAGLGVIVGLSVRSLESVGLYNNFVIIPMSFLGATFFDPSTLPTAFQVIVYLFPLTYASTGLRAAANLPLSQFPWYSIPVLLVIAIALSLWGAAKFAHQQD, from the coding sequence GTGACATCTCAAAAAGCCTTAATCTGGGGCAAAAAGTTTAAAACCTCACAACTGCAAATCCTGTTAGCTGATAGTCTGACTATCTTTTGGGGAGATTGGTTAGATTTACGGGTACGCATAGCCCAAGTAGCTGCATCCGGCTTAATCTCACCACTAATATATATTTTGGCTTTTGGTTTAGGGCTGGGTAGCTCAATTAGGCCAGGTTCCGCCATCAGTGCTAATTACAATAACTATTTAGAATTTATCTTGCCAGGAATGGTAGCCTTATCTTCCATGACCATTAGCTTTGGTGGGACAACATTCTCGATTTGTGGAGATAGATTATTTACCAAAACCTTTGAAGAACTATTACTCACACCCATCCATCCCTTAGCACTGCAATTGGGTAAAATGCTGGCTGGAGTTGTACGGGGTTTGATGACTTCTGGTTCAGTGATATTGGTAGCCCTGATAATCACGAGAAACTGGAATTTCCTTCATCCCCTGTTTTTGGTGTTGTTGATATTAAATTGTGCAGTATTTGCAGGTTTGGGTGTAATTGTGGGACTATCGGTGCGATCGCTAGAATCGGTAGGACTATACAACAACTTTGTCATTATCCCCATGTCCTTCTTAGGTGCAACCTTCTTCGACCCCAGTACCTTACCAACAGCATTCCAAGTTATCGTTTATTTATTCCCTTTAACTTATGCCAGTACGGGGCTACGCGCAGCCGCCAACTTGCCCTTATCTCAGTTCCCTTGGTATAGCATACCTGTCTTACTAGTCATAGCGATCGCCCTTTCTCTTTGGGGTGCTGCTAAATTTGCCCACCAACAAGACTAA